From the genome of Candidatus Methylomirabilota bacterium, one region includes:
- a CDS encoding MBL fold metallo-hydrolase: MRALRRVAPWAGGCLAVALLLIGSEPASLRAEIDTPSAGQLAAAKLVGARYLNQDPHYSRGPLSARLHTLVTGMTWLVAERRVAALPGGHPDLERLRGGAISAPTVTWIGHATVLVQLDGLTILTDPTWSNVVGPFGVIGVHRYTPPGIRFEDLPRIDVVLISHDHYDHLDATTVKRLADTFDPHFIVPMGLKAWFAERGITHVTELNWGESTAEGGVTFVCTPAQHGGGRTLADQGHRLWSSWAVLGSKRFYFGGDSGYYRHFKDTGDAYGPFDLAALPIGSYTPRETARPVHISPEEALQAFTDLRATTFVGIHWGTYALAREPYDEPPKRIAAEVVRRGLPSDHILILPPGQTASW; the protein is encoded by the coding sequence ATGAGAGCCCTACGTCGCGTCGCTCCGTGGGCCGGGGGCTGTCTCGCTGTCGCGCTGCTCCTGATCGGCAGCGAGCCCGCGAGCCTTCGAGCGGAAATCGACACGCCCTCCGCGGGTCAGCTCGCCGCCGCCAAGCTCGTCGGCGCGCGCTACCTCAACCAGGACCCGCACTACTCGCGTGGTCCGCTCTCCGCGCGCCTGCACACCTTGGTCACCGGCATGACGTGGCTGGTGGCGGAGCGCCGGGTGGCCGCGTTGCCCGGGGGGCATCCCGACCTGGAGCGCCTCCGTGGAGGTGCCATCTCCGCGCCCACCGTCACCTGGATCGGACATGCGACGGTGCTGGTGCAGCTCGACGGCCTCACTATTCTCACCGATCCCACCTGGAGCAACGTGGTCGGGCCCTTCGGCGTGATCGGGGTCCACCGCTATACCCCGCCGGGTATCCGCTTCGAGGATCTCCCACGTATCGACGTGGTTCTCATTTCCCACGATCACTACGATCATCTGGACGCGACGACGGTGAAGCGTCTCGCCGACACCTTCGATCCGCACTTCATCGTTCCCATGGGTCTCAAGGCGTGGTTCGCCGAGCGAGGCATCACGCACGTGACCGAGCTGAACTGGGGCGAGTCGACGGCGGAGGGCGGCGTCACCTTCGTGTGTACCCCCGCGCAACACGGCGGCGGCCGGACCCTCGCCGACCAAGGGCACCGGCTGTGGTCGTCGTGGGCGGTGCTGGGGTCCAAGCGCTTCTACTTCGGCGGGGACAGCGGCTACTATCGGCATTTCAAGGACACCGGCGACGCCTACGGTCCCTTCGACCTCGCCGCGCTGCCCATCGGCTCCTATACCCCCCGGGAGACCGCGCGCCCGGTGCACATCTCGCCGGAGGAGGCCCTTCAGGCGTTCACCGATCTTCGCGCCACGACCTTCGTCGGCATCCATTGGGGTACCTATGCCCTGGCGCGCGAGCCGTACGACGAGCCGCCGAAGCGTATCGCCGCCGAGGTGGTCCGCCGCGGGCTCCCGTCCGATCACATCCTGATTCTCCCCCCCGGACAGACTGCATCCTGGTAG
- a CDS encoding sigma-54 dependent transcriptional regulator: MADRVLIVDDEADSKTALGLLLSTWGYEVLEASDGIEALDLAAEFRPAVVVSDLVMPGMDGLALLEALRAELPAASVILLTGHATVETAVSAMKEGAYDYLTKPVDVRRLRALVAKAIEKSEVLREVTLLRRQLGSVTSMGQLIGSSAPMQEIYRVVHQAASTNAPVLIAGESGTGKELVARTIHSLSSRGKGPFVAVNCSAIPETLLESELFGHERGAFTGAIERRAGYFELADQGTLFLDEIAEMSAALQAKYLRVLQDGVIRRLGGKTEVKVDVRIIAATNKDPVAAMKQGTFREDLYYRLNVFSLTMPTLRARKEDIALLADAFISEFAAKYGKAAKALTEEALEALKRHTWPGNVRELRNCIERAVVGSDEVHIPASHLSLGGQRPLPVPAPAPASAGAGPEAASDQPVGITLDEAERILILKTLAALGNNKTRAAESLGISLKTLHNKLRRYNGS; the protein is encoded by the coding sequence ATGGCCGACCGCGTGCTCATCGTGGACGACGAGGCGGATTCCAAGACCGCCCTCGGCCTCCTCCTGTCTACCTGGGGGTACGAGGTCCTGGAGGCCTCCGATGGCATCGAGGCTCTCGACCTCGCGGCCGAGTTCCGTCCCGCCGTGGTGGTCTCCGACCTGGTGATGCCCGGGATGGATGGCCTCGCCTTGCTGGAGGCGCTGCGTGCCGAGCTGCCCGCCGCCTCGGTGATTTTGCTGACGGGTCACGCCACCGTCGAGACAGCGGTCTCGGCCATGAAGGAAGGCGCCTACGACTACCTGACCAAGCCGGTGGACGTGCGCCGCCTCCGGGCGCTCGTGGCGAAGGCCATCGAGAAGAGCGAGGTGCTCCGCGAGGTGACGCTACTGCGCCGACAGCTCGGCAGCGTGACCTCCATGGGCCAGCTCATCGGCTCGAGCGCCCCGATGCAGGAGATCTACCGCGTCGTGCACCAGGCCGCCTCGACCAACGCTCCCGTGCTCATCGCGGGCGAGAGCGGCACGGGGAAGGAGCTGGTCGCCCGCACCATCCACTCGCTCAGCTCGCGCGGGAAGGGACCGTTCGTCGCCGTCAACTGCTCGGCGATCCCGGAGACGCTGCTTGAGAGCGAGCTGTTCGGGCACGAGCGCGGGGCCTTCACCGGCGCCATCGAGCGCCGGGCGGGCTACTTCGAGCTGGCGGACCAGGGGACGCTCTTCCTCGACGAGATCGCCGAGATGAGCGCGGCGCTCCAGGCCAAGTATCTGCGCGTGCTCCAGGACGGCGTGATCCGTCGCCTCGGCGGCAAGACCGAGGTGAAGGTCGACGTGCGCATCATCGCCGCCACCAACAAGGATCCCGTGGCGGCGATGAAGCAGGGCACGTTCCGGGAGGACCTCTACTACCGGCTGAACGTGTTCAGCCTCACGATGCCGACGCTGCGTGCGCGCAAAGAGGACATCGCGCTCCTCGCCGATGCCTTCATCTCGGAGTTCGCCGCCAAGTACGGCAAGGCCGCCAAGGCCCTCACCGAGGAGGCGCTGGAGGCCCTCAAGCGCCACACGTGGCCGGGCAACGTGCGGGAGCTCCGGAACTGCATCGAGCGCGCGGTGGTCGGCAGCGACGAGGTACACATCCCCGCCTCCCACCTCTCCTTGGGCGGGCAGCGACCGCTGCCGGTGCCCGCTCCCGCCCCCGCCAGCGCTGGCGCCGGGCCGGAGGCCGCGAGCGACCAGCCCGTCGGCATCACGCTCGACGAGGCCGAGCGCATCCTCATCCTCAAGACGCTCGCCGCCCTCGGCAACAACAAGACCCGGGCCGCCGAGAGCCTGGGCATCAGCCTCAAGACCCTCCACAACAAGCTGCGCCGCTACAACGGCTCCTGA
- a CDS encoding AI-2E family transporter, with protein sequence MKGRAVRVGGAARLTRPRVVAERPPGEPLQALYRFIVFAGITLGVACLYWARIVLIPIALAMLGTFLLSPLVSQVQRTRLPRIPAVILVVTLALALATGLGWVLLSQVTSFAEDLPKYRQTITRKINDLQKMRHGGTFEQVENTAKDVLKQIDKGGPQGEKPVPVVVSRPSPLWQLPHVVHPLTTAFMVLVLVIFMLIQQRELIGRIIRLFGYERMAATTRLLDEAGTRISRYLLTQSIINGSFGLGIGIGLAVIGLPFALALGSLAAVLRFLPYVGPWLAALVPLVLSLAVFDGWTRPLLILGLFVVTELTVAFVIEPLLYGRSAGVSAIALLVGAAFWTWLWGPIGLALATPLTVCLVVGARAVAGLEFIEVLMSDDPPIEPCLTFYQRLLAGDAREAAAVIAETAHRVSLEEVFDAIVAPAVARARLDRESDQLTREEYAHMLEMIRELIEEAPLGKSEEEAAADAPTPVLTQIAGCAARDEADGLALLMLGRLLARDGCALHIAPPGGLVGEAMAVVDAAPPALVCVAAVGNGGRRRMRHLVKRLRQSQPDTPILAARWGAGNSSDMRADLATTGADDVAISLAEARTEILRLLPADDIKPATPHAVARAGTEVPS encoded by the coding sequence GTGAAGGGGCGCGCGGTGCGCGTGGGCGGCGCGGCCCGGCTGACCCGTCCTCGCGTCGTGGCGGAGCGCCCGCCGGGTGAGCCGCTGCAGGCGCTGTATCGCTTCATCGTCTTCGCGGGCATCACGCTGGGGGTGGCGTGTCTCTACTGGGCGCGCATCGTGCTCATCCCGATCGCGCTGGCCATGCTGGGGACATTCCTGCTGAGTCCCCTGGTCTCGCAGGTGCAGCGCACCCGACTGCCCCGCATTCCCGCGGTGATCCTGGTCGTGACGCTCGCTCTCGCCCTCGCGACCGGGCTAGGCTGGGTACTCCTGAGCCAGGTCACGAGCTTCGCCGAGGATCTGCCGAAGTACCGCCAGACCATCACCCGCAAGATCAACGACCTGCAGAAGATGCGGCACGGGGGCACCTTCGAGCAGGTCGAGAACACCGCCAAGGACGTTCTCAAGCAGATCGACAAGGGGGGGCCCCAGGGCGAGAAGCCCGTGCCCGTCGTCGTCTCCCGGCCGAGCCCCCTCTGGCAGCTCCCCCACGTGGTGCACCCGCTGACCACGGCGTTCATGGTGCTCGTCCTCGTCATCTTCATGCTCATCCAGCAGCGCGAGCTGATCGGGCGCATCATCCGCCTCTTCGGCTACGAGCGCATGGCGGCCACCACGCGCCTGCTCGACGAGGCGGGCACCCGCATCAGCCGCTACCTGCTGACGCAGTCGATCATCAATGGATCGTTCGGGCTGGGCATCGGAATCGGGCTCGCGGTGATCGGCCTGCCCTTCGCGCTGGCGCTCGGCTCGCTCGCCGCCGTCCTACGCTTCCTTCCCTACGTGGGTCCCTGGCTCGCCGCCCTCGTCCCCCTCGTCCTGAGCCTCGCGGTGTTCGACGGCTGGACCCGGCCGCTGCTGATCCTCGGCCTCTTCGTCGTCACCGAGCTCACGGTGGCGTTCGTGATCGAGCCCTTGCTCTACGGCCGGAGCGCGGGCGTGTCCGCCATCGCCCTGCTCGTGGGCGCCGCGTTCTGGACCTGGCTGTGGGGCCCAATCGGGCTCGCCCTCGCCACCCCGCTCACGGTGTGCCTGGTCGTCGGTGCCCGTGCTGTCGCGGGGCTCGAGTTCATCGAGGTGCTGATGAGCGACGACCCCCCGATCGAGCCCTGCCTCACCTTCTATCAGCGACTGCTCGCGGGCGACGCGCGCGAGGCGGCGGCGGTGATCGCCGAAACCGCGCATCGCGTGTCCCTCGAGGAGGTGTTCGACGCCATCGTCGCACCCGCCGTCGCGCGGGCGCGCCTCGATCGCGAGAGCGACCAGCTCACGCGCGAAGAGTACGCCCACATGCTCGAGATGATCCGCGAGTTGATCGAGGAGGCGCCGCTCGGGAAGTCGGAAGAAGAGGCCGCCGCGGATGCGCCCACCCCGGTCCTCACCCAGATCGCCGGCTGCGCGGCGCGGGACGAGGCGGACGGACTCGCCCTCCTCATGCTCGGCCGGCTGCTCGCCCGCGACGGCTGCGCGCTGCACATCGCGCCCCCCGGCGGCCTCGTCGGCGAGGCGATGGCGGTGGTGGACGCGGCGCCGCCGGCGCTGGTCTGTGTCGCCGCGGTGGGGAACGGCGGCCGGCGGCGGATGCGACACCTCGTGAAGCGGCTGCGCCAGTCGCAGCCGGACACGCCGATCCTCGCCGCGCGGTGGGGCGCCGGCAATTCCTCGGACATGCGGGCGGATCTCGCGACGACGGGCGCCGACGACGTGGCCATCTCTCTGGCGGAAGCGCGCACCGAGATCCTCCGCCTTCTGCCCGCCGACGATATCAAGCCCGCCACCCCCCACGCGGTCGCGCGGGCCGGCACGGAGGTTCCGTCATGA
- a CDS encoding M48 family metallopeptidase, with amino-acid sequence MKTLGTLAAFVAALTLGAACAAPVSSPSPSSGGGTSSPPTAKAPAATAKIDPAQAERLKRVMVPLIQAADHKRPLSEIKVGIVADDHINAGSAGEGQYIVTTGLLSKANDQQLAGVLAHEVAHDDLGHVAKAQRLETGLAIGTVILDQIFPGSGAIAPVAGTLISRAYGRNEEYQADAHGAELLKRAGYSPKVMEETLTWLLNSEGTGGGGFFATHPATDDRIAALRRNTQ; translated from the coding sequence ATGAAGACACTGGGAACTCTCGCGGCATTCGTGGCCGCGCTCACGCTCGGCGCCGCCTGCGCGGCGCCCGTCTCCAGCCCGTCGCCGTCCTCCGGCGGCGGCACGAGCAGCCCCCCGACCGCGAAGGCGCCCGCGGCTACCGCGAAGATCGATCCCGCCCAGGCCGAGCGGCTCAAGCGGGTGATGGTGCCGCTCATCCAGGCCGCTGACCACAAGCGACCCCTCAGCGAGATCAAGGTCGGGATCGTGGCCGACGATCACATCAACGCGGGCAGCGCCGGCGAAGGACAATACATCGTGACGACGGGGCTCCTGAGCAAGGCCAACGATCAGCAGCTGGCCGGCGTGCTCGCCCACGAGGTAGCGCACGACGACCTGGGTCATGTGGCGAAGGCGCAGCGCCTGGAAACGGGCCTCGCCATCGGCACGGTGATCCTCGACCAGATCTTCCCGGGCTCGGGCGCCATCGCACCAGTCGCGGGCACGTTGATCTCCCGCGCGTACGGGCGGAACGAGGAGTATCAGGCCGATGCGCACGGCGCCGAGCTGCTCAAGCGCGCCGGCTATTCGCCCAAGGTCATGGAGGAGACGCTGACGTGGCTCCTCAACAGCGAGGGGACCGGCGGCGGCGGCTTCTTCGCCACGCATCCGGCGACCGATGATCGCATCGCGGCCCTGCGCCGCAACACCCAGTAG
- a CDS encoding BON domain-containing protein gives MRIATGHLRALSLVLLAALMISACSSSAGTVGRTTGEKIDDATITAEVKSKLAAEKISTLTKVDVNTTLRTVYLNGVVESEELKQRAGTIAASVRGVNAVINNLSVKVTG, from the coding sequence ATGCGCATCGCCACTGGACATCTGAGGGCCCTGTCCCTGGTCCTGCTCGCCGCGCTCATGATCTCCGCCTGTTCGTCGAGTGCCGGCACCGTCGGGAGGACGACGGGCGAGAAGATCGACGACGCGACCATCACCGCCGAGGTCAAGTCCAAGCTCGCCGCCGAGAAGATCTCGACCCTGACCAAGGTCGACGTCAACACGACGCTCCGCACCGTGTATCTGAATGGTGTGGTGGAGAGCGAGGAGTTGAAGCAGCGGGCCGGCACGATCGCCGCCAGCGTCCGCGGCGTGAACGCCGTCATCAATAACCTGTCCGTCAAGGTCACCGGGTGA
- a CDS encoding TIGR03557 family F420-dependent LLM class oxidoreductase produces MISLGYKLSSEEHGPVDLVRYAQMAQDAGFRFALISDHYHPWIDRQGQSPFVWSVIGAIAQATQRLVVGTAVTCPTMRIHPAIIAQAAATSAALMPGRFFLGVGTGENLNEHVVGEGWPETEIRQERLEEAIEVIRLLWKGGNQSHHGRYFTVENARLYTLPDSPPPLYVAVGGPKSADLAGRLGDGMIGTDPEASTVSAFDRAGGAGKPHYGELTVCWAKDESTARKIAKEHWPTSAMESNLSWELPLPEHFEAVAELVTEEQMAESVTCGPDPERHLEAIRKYARAGYDHICVHQVGRDQKGFFEFYGEEILPALKSINTSGRSDRKKARARRGRSK; encoded by the coding sequence ATGATCAGCCTCGGCTACAAGCTCTCGAGCGAGGAGCACGGCCCCGTCGATCTCGTTCGCTACGCCCAGATGGCGCAGGACGCGGGGTTCCGCTTCGCTCTCATCTCGGATCACTACCATCCCTGGATCGACCGCCAGGGCCAGAGTCCCTTCGTGTGGAGCGTCATCGGGGCGATCGCCCAGGCGACCCAGCGTCTGGTCGTGGGTACCGCGGTCACCTGCCCGACCATGCGCATCCATCCCGCGATCATCGCCCAGGCCGCGGCGACCAGCGCTGCGCTCATGCCCGGGCGCTTCTTCCTGGGAGTGGGCACCGGGGAAAACCTCAACGAGCACGTGGTCGGCGAGGGCTGGCCCGAGACGGAGATCCGCCAGGAGCGGCTGGAAGAGGCGATCGAGGTGATTCGCCTCCTCTGGAAGGGAGGGAACCAGAGCCATCACGGCCGCTACTTCACGGTGGAGAACGCGCGGCTCTACACCCTGCCCGACTCGCCGCCGCCGCTCTACGTCGCCGTCGGTGGGCCGAAGAGCGCCGATCTCGCGGGGCGCCTCGGCGACGGCATGATCGGCACCGATCCCGAGGCGTCCACCGTGTCCGCGTTCGACCGCGCAGGGGGTGCGGGCAAGCCGCACTACGGCGAGCTGACGGTGTGCTGGGCCAAGGATGAGAGCACCGCCCGCAAGATCGCGAAGGAGCACTGGCCGACCTCCGCGATGGAGAGCAACCTTTCCTGGGAGCTGCCGTTGCCCGAGCACTTCGAGGCGGTCGCCGAGTTGGTGACCGAGGAGCAGATGGCCGAGTCCGTCACCTGCGGGCCGGATCCCGAGCGCCACCTCGAGGCCATCCGCAAGTATGCCCGCGCGGGCTACGACCACATCTGCGTGCATCAGGTGGGCCGGGACCAGAAGGGCTTCTTCGAGTTCTACGGGGAGGAGATCCTGCCCGCGCTGAAGTCCATCAACACATCGGGGCGCAGCGACCGCAAGAAGGCGCGCGCGCGAAGGGGCCGCTCGAAGTAG
- a CDS encoding transglycosylase domain-containing protein gives MPRARLVITSCVVVGVLAISLIAAATWAWFAYRLPTGRPAHTARVQLLVDGQELAMVAVSAESRGAGGGAGDGAASIQEWMPLSRIPTLVRAAVIAAEDQRFMRHVGVDLLAIAHALVSRNGESPSLRGASTITQQLARSLFLTRERTWWRKAREAAIALWLERRYTKADILEAYLNTVYLGQVGSAPVLGVAAGAHYHFAKDLSALTYDEAAVLATAIRAPSRAFTEVPWRLRARRDVVLHAMAADGVLSEPALGTALAAPVRLTGSPRSRAPWFVELAREEAARRVLPDGAPVGSSPTRIATTLDRGLTRVAEVGMRRELTQAERARKLPEGTLQAAVVAMDPRSGRIRVLVGGRDDRDGGFNRALRARRQPGSLFKPFVYLAAFEGTRGAGGLTPVSPVDDEPLAVWSAGREWTPQNLDHRFRGVVTVRHALEASLNVPAARVAQEIGPARVVRLARAFGIESPLAAVPSIALGTSETTVLEMTAAFAALANGGYRVRPTTIDDAATAAALRPLPPPVRVVSPESAFIVTHLLRGVMSRGTGAASARWGLQSVTAGKTGTSDGLRDAWFIGYTPDLVVGVWVGADDARPIGLTGSEIALPIWATVMQAAARRAPPRPFVAPDGIVMAPVDASGRRVCGGGSAIIEAFRAGSEPPPCDEGLVAAVAPSGAPAASVSASPTINTADRPEVGR, from the coding sequence ATGCCTCGCGCTCGCCTCGTGATCACCTCATGCGTCGTCGTGGGCGTACTCGCAATCTCGCTCATTGCCGCGGCAACGTGGGCGTGGTTCGCCTACCGCCTGCCGACGGGACGGCCGGCACACACGGCACGCGTCCAGCTCCTCGTGGACGGCCAAGAGCTCGCGATGGTCGCGGTGTCCGCCGAATCGCGGGGGGCCGGAGGCGGCGCGGGGGACGGCGCGGCGTCGATCCAGGAATGGATGCCGCTGTCGCGCATTCCCACGCTGGTCAGGGCGGCCGTGATCGCCGCCGAGGATCAGCGCTTCATGCGCCACGTGGGCGTCGATCTGCTCGCGATCGCCCACGCGCTGGTGAGCCGGAACGGCGAATCCCCGTCTCTCCGCGGGGCCAGCACCATCACGCAGCAGCTCGCACGCAGCCTCTTCCTCACGCGCGAGCGCACCTGGTGGCGCAAGGCGCGGGAGGCGGCCATCGCGCTCTGGCTCGAGCGCCGCTACACCAAGGCCGACATCCTCGAGGCGTACCTCAATACCGTCTACCTGGGCCAGGTGGGCAGCGCCCCCGTGCTGGGCGTGGCCGCTGGGGCGCACTATCACTTCGCAAAGGACCTGAGCGCCTTGACCTACGACGAGGCGGCGGTGCTGGCCACCGCCATCCGCGCGCCCAGCCGGGCGTTCACGGAGGTCCCGTGGCGCCTCCGGGCGCGGCGCGACGTGGTGCTGCATGCCATGGCCGCTGACGGTGTCCTGTCCGAGCCGGCGCTCGGCACCGCCCTCGCCGCCCCCGTGCGCCTCACCGGGTCCCCGCGCAGCCGGGCTCCGTGGTTCGTCGAGCTCGCGCGTGAAGAGGCGGCCCGCCGGGTGCTCCCGGACGGCGCCCCGGTCGGGTCGAGCCCCACGCGCATCGCCACGACCCTGGACCGCGGGCTCACGCGCGTCGCCGAGGTGGGGATGCGCCGGGAGCTCACGCAGGCGGAACGCGCACGGAAGCTCCCCGAGGGAACGCTTCAGGCCGCGGTGGTCGCCATGGATCCGCGAAGCGGGCGCATCCGTGTGCTGGTGGGCGGCCGCGACGATCGCGACGGCGGCTTCAACCGCGCCCTTCGCGCCCGGCGCCAGCCCGGCTCCCTCTTCAAGCCGTTCGTGTACCTGGCCGCCTTCGAGGGGACAAGGGGCGCGGGAGGGCTGACGCCCGTCTCCCCAGTGGACGACGAGCCGCTCGCGGTGTGGTCGGCGGGGCGCGAGTGGACGCCGCAGAATCTCGATCACCGCTTCCGCGGGGTGGTCACCGTGCGCCACGCGCTCGAGGCCTCGCTCAACGTGCCCGCCGCGCGCGTGGCCCAGGAGATCGGCCCCGCCCGCGTCGTGCGTCTGGCGCGCGCCTTCGGCATCGAGAGCCCGCTCGCCGCGGTACCCTCGATCGCGCTGGGAACGTCCGAGACCACGGTGCTGGAAATGACGGCGGCCTTCGCGGCATTGGCGAACGGCGGCTACCGCGTGCGCCCGACGACCATCGACGACGCGGCGACCGCCGCAGCCCTCCGGCCGCTCCCGCCCCCGGTCCGCGTCGTCTCCCCCGAATCCGCCTTCATCGTCACCCACCTGCTGCGCGGCGTGATGAGCCGCGGCACCGGCGCCGCCAGCGCGCGGTGGGGTCTGCAGAGCGTGACCGCCGGCAAGACCGGCACGTCGGACGGCCTCCGTGACGCATGGTTCATCGGCTACACGCCCGATCTCGTGGTGGGGGTGTGGGTCGGCGCGGACGATGCGCGGCCCATCGGTCTCACCGGCTCGGAGATCGCCCTACCGATCTGGGCCACCGTGATGCAGGCGGCGGCGCGTCGCGCCCCGCCGCGCCCGTTCGTGGCACCCGACGGGATCGTGATGGCGCCGGTGGACGCGAGCGGCCGTCGGGTCTGCGGCGGGGGCTCCGCGATCATCGAAGCGTTTCGAGCCGGCAGCGAGCCGCCCCCGTGTGACGAGGGTTTGGTCGCCGCCGTGGCACCTTCCGGGGCGCCCGCCGCGAGCGTGTCCGCCAGTCCAACCATCAACACCGCCGATCGACCGGAGGTGGGGAGATGA
- a CDS encoding phage holin family protein, with protein sequence MAILQAIFAFLARSVGKIFSALFDWAVVALFGRVSGVRKTVLSVVMAAAAAWPVLLLGVAFPRLAVLVLGFIPLSRSVPSGVVRLAWLALVLLVPIGVGIAVRLQGASKDGRPPSTLRSLLRGFPITLGLACAFAVLLITVPVLRVVSAIRGRRDVHVPLVTTPESYGAAASLVLGALRRHGFDVAPAPAPWWMALPSHILLRLGRGAFEGYVLEKTAYFRNDALEAALYPNALLLRGTETDTARAHALTVETVTGHPDMFQTTSPGAQELERQVQRVWATLRVDPRAHVESRALLGRLDEIAADMARRPLPYDDWQVIYREILQLERALRGERQILEATVPNAPVRRPPPPRKAWIGNPRLLSTPQLVKRIAETGSLLVEKEVELAREELKADVKAELGGAALLGVALVAALIGAILLVVAGVFVLAWWIPAWVAALGVAALALAVAGGLGFLGWGRVARRPLALTIKTVMEDWQWVKERMA encoded by the coding sequence ATGGCGATTCTCCAGGCGATCTTCGCGTTCCTGGCTCGGTCCGTGGGCAAGATCTTCTCCGCCCTGTTCGACTGGGCGGTGGTGGCGCTGTTCGGCCGCGTGAGCGGCGTCCGGAAAACCGTGCTCTCGGTGGTGATGGCGGCCGCGGCCGCCTGGCCGGTACTACTCCTCGGCGTCGCGTTTCCGCGCCTCGCCGTGCTTGTCCTCGGCTTCATCCCCCTTTCCCGCAGCGTGCCGAGCGGCGTGGTCCGGTTGGCCTGGCTCGCGCTCGTGTTGCTGGTGCCCATCGGCGTCGGGATCGCGGTGCGCCTGCAGGGCGCCTCCAAGGACGGCCGGCCCCCATCGACGCTCAGGAGCCTCCTGCGCGGATTCCCCATCACCCTCGGTCTCGCCTGCGCCTTCGCGGTGCTGCTCATCACCGTGCCGGTGCTGCGCGTCGTCTCCGCGATTCGCGGCCGGCGCGACGTGCACGTGCCACTGGTGACGACACCCGAGAGCTATGGCGCCGCGGCCAGCCTCGTCCTGGGAGCGCTGCGCCGCCACGGCTTCGACGTCGCGCCCGCGCCCGCTCCCTGGTGGATGGCGCTGCCGTCGCACATCCTGCTTCGTCTCGGGCGGGGCGCCTTCGAGGGCTACGTGCTGGAGAAGACCGCCTACTTCCGGAACGACGCGCTGGAGGCGGCGCTCTACCCGAACGCCCTGCTCCTGCGCGGCACCGAGACGGACACCGCGCGGGCCCACGCGCTCACCGTGGAGACGGTCACCGGCCATCCCGACATGTTCCAGACCACCTCGCCGGGCGCGCAGGAGCTCGAGCGGCAGGTCCAGCGGGTCTGGGCCACGCTGAGGGTCGACCCCCGCGCCCATGTCGAGTCGCGGGCCCTCCTCGGGCGTCTCGACGAGATCGCCGCGGACATGGCGCGGCGGCCGCTTCCCTACGACGACTGGCAAGTCATCTATCGCGAGATCCTGCAGCTCGAGCGCGCGCTGCGGGGCGAGCGTCAAATCCTGGAGGCTACCGTGCCGAACGCCCCCGTACGTCGTCCCCCGCCGCCGCGCAAAGCATGGATCGGCAATCCCCGTCTGCTCTCCACGCCCCAGCTCGTGAAGCGCATCGCGGAGACTGGCTCACTCCTGGTCGAGAAGGAGGTGGAGCTGGCGCGAGAGGAGCTCAAAGCGGACGTGAAGGCCGAGCTGGGGGGCGCCGCGCTGCTGGGGGTGGCCCTCGTCGCCGCCCTCATCGGCGCGATCCTGCTGGTGGTCGCGGGGGTCTTCGTCCTCGCGTGGTGGATACCCGCGTGGGTCGCCGCCCTGGGCGTGGCCGCGCTCGCACTGGCCGTGGCGGGAGGGCTGGGCTTCCTGGGATGGGGTCGGGTCGCGCGTCGGCCGCTCGCGCTGACCATCAAGACCGTGATGGAGGACTGGCAATGGGTGAAGGAACGCATGGCGTAG